One segment of Dermochelys coriacea isolate rDerCor1 chromosome 27, rDerCor1.pri.v4, whole genome shotgun sequence DNA contains the following:
- the SLC4A1 gene encoding band 3 anion transport protein isoform X2, whose translation MSKKPMEDPGQEDYEAEMRSRLDEEGYRDPKLKHSEMSLNEQGSSSSLDQTQEASGSAGAAHPSTSSRGTHEAYVELQELVMDRNNELRWMEAGHWIKLEEDFEEAGHWGRPHLSYLTFRSLLDVRRAFTKGTVLLDLPEKFLAGITHQLIDQMIYEGQLKPQDRETILRTLLLQHSHPDESESLGTLFPGQLERKGTKDEVTAQPLMQEYHRIEMQMLTSTEQEGPQGRAPRKQLLEKIPEDAEATLVLVGRAAFLDHPTLAFVRLREAVELDLVLQVPVPVRFLFMVLGPDSPHISYHEIGRAVSTMMAERGFRRDAYLAEERQDLIKGVEEFLDCSIVLPPCEIQNEQLLRSLVPMQKELLRKRYLPDEKKLEMKILKDLGLADKALGEEDDPLRRTGRPFGGLVRDIKRRYPKYLSDIKDALSAQCLAAVIFIYFAALSPAITFGGLLGEKTSNMIGVSELLVSTAAQGIIFCLLGAQPLLVVGFSGPLLVFEEAFFKFCESYGMEYIVGRVWIGFWLIILVLLVVAFEGSFLVRYISRYTQEIFSFLISLIFIYETFAKLIAIFQKHPLQKSYVSRDPQPNTALLSLVLMAGTFFIAFFLRKFKNSAFLPGKLRRVIGDFGVPISIFIMALADFFIKDNTYTQKLSVPKGLQVSNTAARGWFIHPLGKNKDFPIWMMFGAALPAVLVFILIFLESQITTLIVSKPERKLVKGSGFHLDLLLIVGMGGIAALFGMPWLSATTVRTITHANALTVMAKTTTPGEKAHVQEVKEQRISGLLVSILVGLSILMEPILKLIPLAVLFGIFLYMGVTSLNGIQLYDRILLLLKPPKYHPDEPYVKRVKTWRMHIFTVTQIMCLATLWVVKSTPASLALPFLLILTVPLRRFLLPKIFKDIELKCLDADDAVVTFDETEGRDVYHEVQMPI comes from the exons ATGAGCAAAAAACCCATGGAGGATCCAGGCCAG GAGGATTATGAAGCCGAGATGAGGAGCAGGCTGGATGAAGAGGGCTACAGGGACCCCAAACTGAAGCATTCAGAGATGTCACTCAATGAACAAGGCA GTTCCTCCTCGTTGGATCAGACCCAGGAGGCATCAGGGAGCGCGGGGGCTGCCCACCCATCCACCTCCAGCCGGGGGACACATGAG GCATATGTGGAGTTACAAGAACTGGTCATGGATAGAAACAACGAGCTGCGCTGGATGGAGGCCGGCCACTGGATCAAGCTGGAGGAGGACTTTGAGGAggcagggcactgggggaggCCGCACCTCTCATACCTGACATTCCGCAGCCTGCTGGACGTGCGCAGGGCCTTCACGAAAG GCACTGTCCTTCTGGACCTGCCTGAGAAGTTCCTGGCAGGCATCACCCATCAGCTGATCGACCAAATGATCTATGAAGGGCAGCTCAAACCACAGGACAGAGAGACGATCCTGAGAACCCTGCTGCTACAGCACAG CCACCCAGATGAGTCTGAATCCCTGGGGACCCTTTTCCCAGGCCAACTGGAACGAAAGGGCACCAAGGACGAGGTCACCGCCCAGCCTCTCATGCAGGAATATCACCGGATCGAGATGCAGATGCTCACGAGCACAGAACAG GAAGGGCCCCAGGGGCGCGCCCCCAGGAAGCAGCTCCTCGAGAAGATCCCGGAGGACGCGGAGGCCACGCTGGTCCTCGTAG GCCGTGCCGCCTTCCTGGATCACCCCACCTTGGCCTTTGTGCGCCTGAGGGAAGCGGTGGAGCTGGACTTGGTCCTGCAGGTGCCCGTCCCCGTGAGGTTCCTTTTCATGGTGCTGGGACCCGATTCCCCGCACATCAGTTACCACGAGATCGGACGGGCCGTCTCCACCATGATGGCAGAAAGG GGGTTCCGTAGGGACGCCTACCTGGCGGAGGAGCGCCAGGACCTGATAAAGGGTGTGGAGGAGTTTCTGGATTGCAGCATTGTCCTCCCGCCCTGCGAGATCCAGAACGAGCAGCTCCTCAGGAGCCTGGTGCCCATGCAGAAGGAGCTGCTGCGGAAGAGGTACCTGCCAGATGAGAAGAAGCTGGAAATGAAGATCTTAAAG GATCTAGGCCTGGCAGACAAGGCCCTCGGGGAGGAGGACGACCCCCTGCGGCGGACTGGCCGGCCCTTCGGGGGCCTGGTGCGGGACATCAAGCGCCGTTACCCCAAATACCTCAGTGACATCAAGGACGCCCTCAGTGCCCAGTGCCTGGCTGCCGTCATCTTCATTTATTTCGCAGCCCTCTCCCCGGCCATCACCTTTGGGGGCCTGCTGG GGGAAAAGACAAGCAACATGATAGGGGTCTCGGAGCTGCTAGTCTCCACAGCCGCACAGGGCATCATCTTCTGCCTCCTCGGCGCTCAGCCCCTGCTGGTCGTCGGCTTTTCGGGTCCCCTGCTGGTCTTTGAAGAAGCCTTTTTTAAG ttcTGTGAGAGCTACGGCATGGAGTACATCGTGGGCCGGGTCTGGATCGGCTTCTGGCTCATCATCctggtgctgctggtggtggcctTTGAGGGCAGCTTCCTGGTGCGCTACATCTCGCGCTACACCCAGGAGATCTTCTCCTTCCTCATCTCCCTCATCTTCATCTACGAGACCTTCGCCAAGCTCATCGCG ATCTTCCAAAAGCACCCCCTGCAGAAGAGTTACGTGTCCAGAGACCCGCAACCCAACACAGCCCTGCTCTCCCTGGTCCTCATGGCCGGCACCTTCTTCATCGCCTTCTTCCTGCGCAAGTTCAAGAACAGCGCCTTCCTGCCCGGCAAG CTCCGGCGTGTGATTGGTGACTTTGGGGTCCCCATTTCCATCTTCATCATGGCGCTGGCCGACTTCTTCATCAAGGACAACACATACACCCAG AAACTTAGCGTTCCTAAAGGCCTCCAGGTCTCCAATACAGCTGCCCGGGGATGGTTCATCCATCCGCTGGGGAAAAACAAAGACTTCCCAATCTGGATGATGTTTGGTGCTGCCCTTCCTGCCGTCTTGGTCTTTATCCTCATTTTTCTGGAGTCGCAGATCACAAc GCTGATTGTGAGCAAGCCCGAGAGGAAGCTGGTGAAGGGTTCGGGTTTTCATCTGGATCTGCTGCTGATTGTTGGCATGGGAGGCATAGCCGCGCTCTTTGGCATGCCCTGGCTCAGTGCCACCACGGTGAGGACCATCACTCACGCCAACGCCCTGACAGTGATGGCCAAGACCACCACCCCCGGGGAGAAGGCCCATGTCCAGGAGGTCAAGGAGCAGAGGATCAGTGGGCTCCTGGTGTCCATCCTTGTAG GTCTCTCGATCCTCATGGAACCCATCCTGAAGCTGATCCCGCTGGCTGTGCTCTTCGGGATCTTCCTCTACATGGGGGTCACCTCCTTGAATGGGATCCAGCTCTATGACCGCATCCTCCTCCTGCTGAAGCCACCCAAGTACCACCCCGACGAGCCCTACGTCAAACGG GTGAAGACCTGGCGGATGCACATCTTCACAGTCACCCAGATCATGTGCCTGGCCACCCTGTGGGTGGTGAAGTCCACCCCGGCCTCCTTGGCGTTGCCGTTTCTCCTCATCCTGACAGTGCCCCTGCGCCGCTTCCTGCTCCCTAAGATCTTCAAGGACATCGAACTCAAGTGT CTGGACGCAGACGATGCCGTTGTGACCTTCGATGAGACAGAAGGCCGTGATGTGTACCATGAAGTGCAGATGCCGATCTGA
- the SLC4A1 gene encoding band 3 anion transport protein isoform X1 has translation MSKKPMEDPGQEDYEAEMRSRLDEEGYRDPKLKHSEMSLNEQGSSSSLDQTQEASGSAGAAHPSTSSRGTHEAYVELQELVMDRNNELRWMEAGHWIKLEEDFEEAGHWGRPHLSYLTFRSLLDVRRAFTKGTVLLDLPEKFLAGITHQLIDQMIYEGQLKPQDRETILRTLLLQHSHPDESESLGTLFPGQLERKGTKDEVTAQPLMQEYHRIEMQMLTSTEQEGPQGRAPRKQLLEKIPEDAEATLVLVGRAAFLDHPTLAFVRLREAVELDLVLQVPVPVRFLFMVLGPDSPHISYHEIGRAVSTMMAERGFRRDAYLAEERQDLIKGVEEFLDCSIVLPPCEIQNEQLLRSLVPMQKELLRKRYLPDEKKLEMKILKDLDLGLADKALGEEDDPLRRTGRPFGGLVRDIKRRYPKYLSDIKDALSAQCLAAVIFIYFAALSPAITFGGLLGEKTSNMIGVSELLVSTAAQGIIFCLLGAQPLLVVGFSGPLLVFEEAFFKFCESYGMEYIVGRVWIGFWLIILVLLVVAFEGSFLVRYISRYTQEIFSFLISLIFIYETFAKLIAIFQKHPLQKSYVSRDPQPNTALLSLVLMAGTFFIAFFLRKFKNSAFLPGKLRRVIGDFGVPISIFIMALADFFIKDNTYTQKLSVPKGLQVSNTAARGWFIHPLGKNKDFPIWMMFGAALPAVLVFILIFLESQITTLIVSKPERKLVKGSGFHLDLLLIVGMGGIAALFGMPWLSATTVRTITHANALTVMAKTTTPGEKAHVQEVKEQRISGLLVSILVGLSILMEPILKLIPLAVLFGIFLYMGVTSLNGIQLYDRILLLLKPPKYHPDEPYVKRVKTWRMHIFTVTQIMCLATLWVVKSTPASLALPFLLILTVPLRRFLLPKIFKDIELKCLDADDAVVTFDETEGRDVYHEVQMPI, from the exons ATGAGCAAAAAACCCATGGAGGATCCAGGCCAG GAGGATTATGAAGCCGAGATGAGGAGCAGGCTGGATGAAGAGGGCTACAGGGACCCCAAACTGAAGCATTCAGAGATGTCACTCAATGAACAAGGCA GTTCCTCCTCGTTGGATCAGACCCAGGAGGCATCAGGGAGCGCGGGGGCTGCCCACCCATCCACCTCCAGCCGGGGGACACATGAG GCATATGTGGAGTTACAAGAACTGGTCATGGATAGAAACAACGAGCTGCGCTGGATGGAGGCCGGCCACTGGATCAAGCTGGAGGAGGACTTTGAGGAggcagggcactgggggaggCCGCACCTCTCATACCTGACATTCCGCAGCCTGCTGGACGTGCGCAGGGCCTTCACGAAAG GCACTGTCCTTCTGGACCTGCCTGAGAAGTTCCTGGCAGGCATCACCCATCAGCTGATCGACCAAATGATCTATGAAGGGCAGCTCAAACCACAGGACAGAGAGACGATCCTGAGAACCCTGCTGCTACAGCACAG CCACCCAGATGAGTCTGAATCCCTGGGGACCCTTTTCCCAGGCCAACTGGAACGAAAGGGCACCAAGGACGAGGTCACCGCCCAGCCTCTCATGCAGGAATATCACCGGATCGAGATGCAGATGCTCACGAGCACAGAACAG GAAGGGCCCCAGGGGCGCGCCCCCAGGAAGCAGCTCCTCGAGAAGATCCCGGAGGACGCGGAGGCCACGCTGGTCCTCGTAG GCCGTGCCGCCTTCCTGGATCACCCCACCTTGGCCTTTGTGCGCCTGAGGGAAGCGGTGGAGCTGGACTTGGTCCTGCAGGTGCCCGTCCCCGTGAGGTTCCTTTTCATGGTGCTGGGACCCGATTCCCCGCACATCAGTTACCACGAGATCGGACGGGCCGTCTCCACCATGATGGCAGAAAGG GGGTTCCGTAGGGACGCCTACCTGGCGGAGGAGCGCCAGGACCTGATAAAGGGTGTGGAGGAGTTTCTGGATTGCAGCATTGTCCTCCCGCCCTGCGAGATCCAGAACGAGCAGCTCCTCAGGAGCCTGGTGCCCATGCAGAAGGAGCTGCTGCGGAAGAGGTACCTGCCAGATGAGAAGAAGCTGGAAATGAAGATCTTAAAGGACTTGG ATCTAGGCCTGGCAGACAAGGCCCTCGGGGAGGAGGACGACCCCCTGCGGCGGACTGGCCGGCCCTTCGGGGGCCTGGTGCGGGACATCAAGCGCCGTTACCCCAAATACCTCAGTGACATCAAGGACGCCCTCAGTGCCCAGTGCCTGGCTGCCGTCATCTTCATTTATTTCGCAGCCCTCTCCCCGGCCATCACCTTTGGGGGCCTGCTGG GGGAAAAGACAAGCAACATGATAGGGGTCTCGGAGCTGCTAGTCTCCACAGCCGCACAGGGCATCATCTTCTGCCTCCTCGGCGCTCAGCCCCTGCTGGTCGTCGGCTTTTCGGGTCCCCTGCTGGTCTTTGAAGAAGCCTTTTTTAAG ttcTGTGAGAGCTACGGCATGGAGTACATCGTGGGCCGGGTCTGGATCGGCTTCTGGCTCATCATCctggtgctgctggtggtggcctTTGAGGGCAGCTTCCTGGTGCGCTACATCTCGCGCTACACCCAGGAGATCTTCTCCTTCCTCATCTCCCTCATCTTCATCTACGAGACCTTCGCCAAGCTCATCGCG ATCTTCCAAAAGCACCCCCTGCAGAAGAGTTACGTGTCCAGAGACCCGCAACCCAACACAGCCCTGCTCTCCCTGGTCCTCATGGCCGGCACCTTCTTCATCGCCTTCTTCCTGCGCAAGTTCAAGAACAGCGCCTTCCTGCCCGGCAAG CTCCGGCGTGTGATTGGTGACTTTGGGGTCCCCATTTCCATCTTCATCATGGCGCTGGCCGACTTCTTCATCAAGGACAACACATACACCCAG AAACTTAGCGTTCCTAAAGGCCTCCAGGTCTCCAATACAGCTGCCCGGGGATGGTTCATCCATCCGCTGGGGAAAAACAAAGACTTCCCAATCTGGATGATGTTTGGTGCTGCCCTTCCTGCCGTCTTGGTCTTTATCCTCATTTTTCTGGAGTCGCAGATCACAAc GCTGATTGTGAGCAAGCCCGAGAGGAAGCTGGTGAAGGGTTCGGGTTTTCATCTGGATCTGCTGCTGATTGTTGGCATGGGAGGCATAGCCGCGCTCTTTGGCATGCCCTGGCTCAGTGCCACCACGGTGAGGACCATCACTCACGCCAACGCCCTGACAGTGATGGCCAAGACCACCACCCCCGGGGAGAAGGCCCATGTCCAGGAGGTCAAGGAGCAGAGGATCAGTGGGCTCCTGGTGTCCATCCTTGTAG GTCTCTCGATCCTCATGGAACCCATCCTGAAGCTGATCCCGCTGGCTGTGCTCTTCGGGATCTTCCTCTACATGGGGGTCACCTCCTTGAATGGGATCCAGCTCTATGACCGCATCCTCCTCCTGCTGAAGCCACCCAAGTACCACCCCGACGAGCCCTACGTCAAACGG GTGAAGACCTGGCGGATGCACATCTTCACAGTCACCCAGATCATGTGCCTGGCCACCCTGTGGGTGGTGAAGTCCACCCCGGCCTCCTTGGCGTTGCCGTTTCTCCTCATCCTGACAGTGCCCCTGCGCCGCTTCCTGCTCCCTAAGATCTTCAAGGACATCGAACTCAAGTGT CTGGACGCAGACGATGCCGTTGTGACCTTCGATGAGACAGAAGGCCGTGATGTGTACCATGAAGTGCAGATGCCGATCTGA